A genomic stretch from Lathyrus oleraceus cultivar Zhongwan6 chromosome 2, CAAS_Psat_ZW6_1.0, whole genome shotgun sequence includes:
- the LOC127118219 gene encoding uncharacterized protein LOC127118219 yields MLVNEEDKFHVVEIENNGCHRSSEGDSGDRSDEEEVKRSEIVGVDEKQRGSTDSSDESVELDLDGVVVASDVDVKVHLDKVERDCRICHLSMDMTNHESGIPMELGCCCKEDLAAAHKHCAEAWFKIKGNKTCEICGSVAHNVAGAFEVQTTEQLNEASDPSMVLPTGPSPPIETRNFWQGHRFLNFLLACMVFAFVISWLFHFNVPS; encoded by the exons ATGTTGGTGAATGAGGAGGACAAGTTTCATGTTGTGGAGATAGAGAACAATGGTTGCCACCGGAGTAGCGAGGGTGACTCCGGTGACAGGTCAGATGAGGAAGAAGTGAAAAGGTCGGAGATTGTGGGAGTGGATGAGAAACAAAGAGGCTCCACTGATTCATCAGATGAATCTGTGGAGTTGGATCTGGATGGTGTTGTGGTAGCGTCTGATGTTGATGTTAAGGTGCATTTGGATAAGGTGGAGAGAGATTGTAGGATTTGTCATCTTAGTATGGATATGACAAATCATGAATCTGGGATTCCTATGGAGCTTGGATGCTGTTGTAAAGAGGATTTGGCTGCTGCTCATAAACATTGTGCTGAGGCTTGGTTCAAGATTAAGGGAAACAA AACTTGTGAAATCTGTGGATCAGTAGCACACAATGTAGCTGGTGCTTTTGAAGTTCAAACGACAGAACAGTTGAATGAAGCAAGTGATCCCTCTATGGTACTACCAACTGGACCTTCACCGCCAATCGAAACTCGAAATTTTTGGCAGGGACACCGGTTTTTGAATTTTCTTCTAGCATGTATGGTGTTTGCATTTGTTATATCATGGCTTTTTCACTTTAATGTCCCCTCTTGA